The Xenopus tropicalis strain Nigerian chromosome 2, UCB_Xtro_10.0, whole genome shotgun sequence genome window below encodes:
- the ago3 gene encoding protein argonaute-3 isoform X1, with product MEIGTAGPVGAQPFFMVPRRPGYGTMGKPIKLLANCFQVEIPKIDVYLYEVDIKPDKCPRRVNREVVDSMVQHFKVTIFGDRRPVYDGKRSLYTANPLPVASTGVDLDVTLPGEGGKDRPFKVSIKFVSRISWHLLHEVLTGRTLPEPLELDKPISTNPVHAVDVVLRHLPSMKYTPVGRSFFSAPEGYDHPLGGGREVWFGFHQSVRPAMWKMMLNIDVSATAFYKAQPVIQFMCEVLDIHNIDEQPRPLTDSHRVKFTKEIKGLKVEVTHCGTMRRKYRVCNVTRRPASHQTFPLQLENGQTVERTVAQYFREKYNLQLKYPHLPCLQVGQEQKHTYLPLEVCNIVAGQRCIKKLTDNQTSTMIKATARSAPDRQEEISRLVRSANYDADPFVQEFQFKVRDEMAHVTGRVLPAPMLQYGGRNRTVATPSHGVWDMRGKQFHTGVEIKMWAIACFATQRQCREEILKGFTDQLRKISKDAGMPIQGQPCFCKYAQGADSVEPMFRHLKNTYSGLQLIIVILPGKTPVYAEVKRVGDTLLGMATQCVQVKNVIKTSPQTLSNLCLKINVKLGGINNILVPHQRPSVFQQPVIFLGADVTHPPAGDGKKPSIAAVVGSMDAHPSRYCATVRVQRPRQEIIHDLASMVRELLIQFYKSTRFKPTRIIFYRDGVSEGQFRQQVLYYELLAIREACISLEKDYQPGITYIVVQKRHHTRLFCADRTERVGRSGNIPAGTTVDTDITHPYEFDFYLCSHAGIQGTSRPSHYHVLWDDNCFTADELQLLTYQLCHTYVRCTRSVSIPAPAYYAHLVAFRARYHLVDKEHDSAEGSHVSGQSNGRDPQALAKAVQIHQDTLRTMYFA from the exons GACCCGTGGGGGCTCAGCCCTTCTTCATGGTGCCCAGACGGCCTGGATATGGCACCATGGGAAAACCCATCAAGCTGCTGGCCAACTGTTTCCAGGTGGAAATTCCAAAGATTGATGTCTACCTCTATGAGGTGGATATTAAGCCTGATAAATGCCCTCGCAGAGTCAACAG GGAGGTTGTTGATTCCATGGTTCAGCATTTCAAAGTCACTATATTTGGGGACCGCCGACCTGTTTACGATGGGAAAAGAAGCCTTTATACTGCCAATCCTCTGCCTGTAGCATCTACTGGG GTGGATTTGGATGTAACATTACCCGGAGAGGGGGGAAAAGACCGTCCCTTCAAGGTTTCAATTAAGTTTGTCTCAAGGATAAGCTGGCATTTGCTGCATGAAGTTCTGACGGGTCGGACCCTTCCCGAACCTCTAGAACTGGACAAACCAATAAGCACTAACCCGGTTCATGCAGTTGATGTGGTGCTACGACACCTTCCCTCCATGAA gtACACCCCAGTAGGACGTTCCTTCTTCTCAGCTCCTGAGGGTTACGACCATCCTCTAGGAGGTGGAAGAGAAGTCTGGTTTGGATTTCATCAGTCGGTACGGCCTGCCATGTGGAAAATGATGCTCAATATCGATG TTTCTGCCACTGCCTTTTATAAAGCACAACCAGTTATTCAGTTCATGTGTGAAGTTCTTGACATCCATAACATTGATGAACAGCCTAGACCTCTGACTGACTCTCACCGGGTAAAATTTACCAAAGAGATAAAGG GTCTGAAGGTTGAAGTGACACATTGTGGAACAATGAGGAGGAAATATCGTGTTTGCAATGTGACAAGACGTCCCGCCAGCCATCAGAC GTTTCCTCTACAGTTGGAGAATGGGCAGACTGTAGAAAGGACGGTAGCTCAATACTTTAGGGAAAAGTATAACCTCCAGCTGAAGTACCCTCATCTCCCCTGTCTACAAGTTGGACAGGAGCAGAAACACACGTACCTGCCTCTAGAA GTATGTAACATTGTTGCCGGCCAGCGATGCATCAAGAAGCTGACGGACAATCAGACCTCCACTATGATCAAAGCTACCGCAAGGTCTGCTCCAGACAGACAAGAGGAGATCAGCAGGCTG GTTAGAAGTGCAAATTATGATGCAGACCCCTTTGTTCAAGAATTTCAGTTTAAAGTACGTGATGAGATGGCCCATGTGACTGGAAGAGTTCTTCCTGCACCAATGTTACAGTATGGAGGAAGA AATCGGACAGTGGCAACTCCAAGTCATGGGGTTTGGGACATGCGGGGAAAGCAGTTCCATACTGGTGTGGAAATCAAGATGTGGGCGATTGCATGTTTTGCAACGCAAaggcagtgcagagaagagattTTGAA AGGATTCACAGACCAGCTACGAAAGATATCAAAGGATGCAGGAATGCCAATCCAGGGTCAGCCATGCTTCTGTAAATATGCACAGGGGGCAGACAGTGTGGAGCCCATGTTCCGGCACCTGAAAAACACATATTCTGGCCTCCAGCTCATCATTGTTATTTTGCCAGGGAAAACACCTGTGTATG CTGAGGTCAAGAGAGTTGGAGACACTTTGCTGGGTATGGCCACACAGTGTGTCCAAGTgaagaatgtaataaaaacatcTCCTCAAACCCTCTCCAATCTGTGCCTAAAGATTAACGTCAAACTTGGAGGGATTAATAATATTTTAGTCCCTCACCAACG TCCATCTGTTTTCCAACAGCCTGTGATTTTCTTGGGAGCAGATGTCACTCACCCACCTGCCGGGGATGGCAAAAAGCCTTCTATTGCTGCT GTTGTAGGCAGCATGGATGCCCACCCAAGTCGTTACTGTGCCACTGTGAGAGTGCAGCGCCCTCGGCAGGAAATCATTCATGATCTGGCATCCATGGTAAGGGAGCTTCTCATACAGTTCTACAAGTCCACGCGTTTCAAACCCACAAGGATTATCTTCTACCGAGATGGAGTCTCCgagggtcagtttagacag CAGGTGTTATATTATGAGCTGCTAGCCATCAGAGAAGCCTGTATCAGTCTGGAGAAGGATTACCAGCCAGGCATTACCTACATTGTGGTACAGAAGCGCCACCATACACGACTTTTCTGTGCAGACCGAACAGAAAGG GTTGGTAGAAGTGGAAATATCCCAGCTGGGACGACCGTGGATACAGATATAACACACCCATACGAGTTTGATTTTTACCTCTGCAGCCACGCTGGAATACAG GGTACCAGCAGACCCTCTCACTATCACGTCTTGTGGGATGATAACTGCTTTACTGCTGATGAACTCCAGCTGCTGACTTACCAGCTGTGCCACACATATGTGCGCTGCACGCGCTCAGTCTCCATACCCGCACCTGCTTATTATGCCCATCTTGTGGCATTTAGAGCTCGGTACCATCTTGTGGACAAAGAACATGACAG TGCTGAAGGAAGCCATGTATCTGGACAAAGCAATGGTCGTGACCCACAAGCCCTTGCCAAGGCTGTGCAGATTCACCAAGACACCTTACGCACAATGTATTTTGCGTGA
- the ago3 gene encoding protein argonaute-3 isoform X2, producing MEIGTAGPVGAQPFFMVPRRPGYGTMGKPIKLLANCFQVEIPKIDVYLYEVDIKPDKCPRRVNREVVDSMVQHFKVTIFGDRRPVYDGKRSLYTANPLPVASTGVDLDVTLPGEGGKDRPFKVSIKFVSRISWHLLHEVLTGRTLPEPLELDKPISTNPVHAVDVVLRHLPSMKYTPVGRSFFSAPEGYDHPLGGGREVWFGFHQSVRPAMWKMMLNIDVSATAFYKAQPVIQFMCEVLDIHNIDEQPRPLTDSHRVKFTKEIKGLKVEVTHCGTMRRKYRVCNVTRRPASHQTFPLQLENGQTVERTVAQYFREKYNLQLKYPHLPCLQVGQEQKHTYLPLEVCNIVAGQRCIKKLTDNQTSTMIKATARSAPDRQEEISRLVRSANYDADPFVQEFQFKVRDEMAHVTGRVLPAPMLQYGGRNRTVATPSHGVWDMRGKQFHTGVEIKMWAIACFATQRQCREEILKGFTDQLRKISKDAGMPIQGQPCFCKYAQGADSVEPMFRHLKNTYSGLQLIIVILPGKTPVYAEVKRVGDTLLGMATQCVQVKNVIKTSPQTLSNLCLKINVKLGGINNILVPHQRPSVFQQPVIFLGADVTHPPAGDGKKPSIAAVVGSMDAHPSRYCATVRVQRPRQEIIHDLASMVRELLIQFYKSTRFKPTRIIFYRDGVSEGQFRQVLYYELLAIREACISLEKDYQPGITYIVVQKRHHTRLFCADRTERVGRSGNIPAGTTVDTDITHPYEFDFYLCSHAGIQGTSRPSHYHVLWDDNCFTADELQLLTYQLCHTYVRCTRSVSIPAPAYYAHLVAFRARYHLVDKEHDSAEGSHVSGQSNGRDPQALAKAVQIHQDTLRTMYFA from the exons GACCCGTGGGGGCTCAGCCCTTCTTCATGGTGCCCAGACGGCCTGGATATGGCACCATGGGAAAACCCATCAAGCTGCTGGCCAACTGTTTCCAGGTGGAAATTCCAAAGATTGATGTCTACCTCTATGAGGTGGATATTAAGCCTGATAAATGCCCTCGCAGAGTCAACAG GGAGGTTGTTGATTCCATGGTTCAGCATTTCAAAGTCACTATATTTGGGGACCGCCGACCTGTTTACGATGGGAAAAGAAGCCTTTATACTGCCAATCCTCTGCCTGTAGCATCTACTGGG GTGGATTTGGATGTAACATTACCCGGAGAGGGGGGAAAAGACCGTCCCTTCAAGGTTTCAATTAAGTTTGTCTCAAGGATAAGCTGGCATTTGCTGCATGAAGTTCTGACGGGTCGGACCCTTCCCGAACCTCTAGAACTGGACAAACCAATAAGCACTAACCCGGTTCATGCAGTTGATGTGGTGCTACGACACCTTCCCTCCATGAA gtACACCCCAGTAGGACGTTCCTTCTTCTCAGCTCCTGAGGGTTACGACCATCCTCTAGGAGGTGGAAGAGAAGTCTGGTTTGGATTTCATCAGTCGGTACGGCCTGCCATGTGGAAAATGATGCTCAATATCGATG TTTCTGCCACTGCCTTTTATAAAGCACAACCAGTTATTCAGTTCATGTGTGAAGTTCTTGACATCCATAACATTGATGAACAGCCTAGACCTCTGACTGACTCTCACCGGGTAAAATTTACCAAAGAGATAAAGG GTCTGAAGGTTGAAGTGACACATTGTGGAACAATGAGGAGGAAATATCGTGTTTGCAATGTGACAAGACGTCCCGCCAGCCATCAGAC GTTTCCTCTACAGTTGGAGAATGGGCAGACTGTAGAAAGGACGGTAGCTCAATACTTTAGGGAAAAGTATAACCTCCAGCTGAAGTACCCTCATCTCCCCTGTCTACAAGTTGGACAGGAGCAGAAACACACGTACCTGCCTCTAGAA GTATGTAACATTGTTGCCGGCCAGCGATGCATCAAGAAGCTGACGGACAATCAGACCTCCACTATGATCAAAGCTACCGCAAGGTCTGCTCCAGACAGACAAGAGGAGATCAGCAGGCTG GTTAGAAGTGCAAATTATGATGCAGACCCCTTTGTTCAAGAATTTCAGTTTAAAGTACGTGATGAGATGGCCCATGTGACTGGAAGAGTTCTTCCTGCACCAATGTTACAGTATGGAGGAAGA AATCGGACAGTGGCAACTCCAAGTCATGGGGTTTGGGACATGCGGGGAAAGCAGTTCCATACTGGTGTGGAAATCAAGATGTGGGCGATTGCATGTTTTGCAACGCAAaggcagtgcagagaagagattTTGAA AGGATTCACAGACCAGCTACGAAAGATATCAAAGGATGCAGGAATGCCAATCCAGGGTCAGCCATGCTTCTGTAAATATGCACAGGGGGCAGACAGTGTGGAGCCCATGTTCCGGCACCTGAAAAACACATATTCTGGCCTCCAGCTCATCATTGTTATTTTGCCAGGGAAAACACCTGTGTATG CTGAGGTCAAGAGAGTTGGAGACACTTTGCTGGGTATGGCCACACAGTGTGTCCAAGTgaagaatgtaataaaaacatcTCCTCAAACCCTCTCCAATCTGTGCCTAAAGATTAACGTCAAACTTGGAGGGATTAATAATATTTTAGTCCCTCACCAACG TCCATCTGTTTTCCAACAGCCTGTGATTTTCTTGGGAGCAGATGTCACTCACCCACCTGCCGGGGATGGCAAAAAGCCTTCTATTGCTGCT GTTGTAGGCAGCATGGATGCCCACCCAAGTCGTTACTGTGCCACTGTGAGAGTGCAGCGCCCTCGGCAGGAAATCATTCATGATCTGGCATCCATGGTAAGGGAGCTTCTCATACAGTTCTACAAGTCCACGCGTTTCAAACCCACAAGGATTATCTTCTACCGAGATGGAGTCTCCgagggtcagtttagacag GTGTTATATTATGAGCTGCTAGCCATCAGAGAAGCCTGTATCAGTCTGGAGAAGGATTACCAGCCAGGCATTACCTACATTGTGGTACAGAAGCGCCACCATACACGACTTTTCTGTGCAGACCGAACAGAAAGG GTTGGTAGAAGTGGAAATATCCCAGCTGGGACGACCGTGGATACAGATATAACACACCCATACGAGTTTGATTTTTACCTCTGCAGCCACGCTGGAATACAG GGTACCAGCAGACCCTCTCACTATCACGTCTTGTGGGATGATAACTGCTTTACTGCTGATGAACTCCAGCTGCTGACTTACCAGCTGTGCCACACATATGTGCGCTGCACGCGCTCAGTCTCCATACCCGCACCTGCTTATTATGCCCATCTTGTGGCATTTAGAGCTCGGTACCATCTTGTGGACAAAGAACATGACAG TGCTGAAGGAAGCCATGTATCTGGACAAAGCAATGGTCGTGACCCACAAGCCCTTGCCAAGGCTGTGCAGATTCACCAAGACACCTTACGCACAATGTATTTTGCGTGA